A stretch of Synergistaceae bacterium DNA encodes these proteins:
- a CDS encoding GTP-binding protein — MAKEKYVRNKPHLNIGTIGHIDHGKTTLTAAITKTLARRGGA, encoded by the coding sequence ATGGCAAAAGAGAAATACGTACGCAATAAGCCGCATTTGAACATAGGCACCATAGGCCACATCGACCATGGCAAGACTACGCTCACGGCGGCGATAACGAAGACTCTTGCGAGGCGCGGCGGAGCG